The following are from one region of the Bacillus sp. (in: firmicutes) genome:
- a CDS encoding superoxide dismutase has translation MAKFELPQLPYAYDALEPHIDARTMEIHHTKHHNTYVTNLNNALEGNEELLNKSVEEVISNLDAVPEAARTAVRNNGGGHANHTLFWTVMSPNGGGAPTGELADAITQKFGSFDAFKEEFAKAAATRFGSGWAWLAVNNGQLEVTSTPNQDSPLMEGKTPILGLDVWEHAYYLNYQNRRPDYISAFWNVVNWEEVTNRYNAAK, from the coding sequence ATGGCAAAATTTGAATTACCACAATTACCTTATGCGTATGATGCGCTTGAACCACATATTGATGCAAGAACGATGGAAATCCACCACACGAAACATCACAACACATATGTAACAAATTTAAACAACGCTCTTGAAGGTAACGAAGAGCTTTTAAACAAATCAGTTGAAGAAGTTATTTCTAATCTTGATGCTGTTCCTGAAGCTGCTCGTACTGCAGTTCGAAACAATGGTGGCGGTCATGCGAACCATACATTATTTTGGACAGTTATGAGCCCTAATGGCGGTGGCGCTCCGACTGGTGAGCTTGCTGACGCTATTACACAAAAATTCGGCAGCTTTGATGCATTCAAAGAAGAGTTTGCTAAAGCAGCTGCAACTCGCTTCGGTTCAGGTTGGGCATGGTTAGCAGTGAATAATGGTCAACTAGAAGTGACTAGCACACCAAACCAAGATTCTCCATTAATGGAAGGCAAAACGCCAATTCTTGGCTTAGACGTTTGGGAGCATGCATACTACCTGAACTATCAAAATCGTCGCCCAGACTATATTAGCGCATTTTGGAATGTAGTAAATTGGGAAGAAGTAACAAATCGTTACAACGCTGCAAAATAA